In one Castor canadensis chromosome 15, mCasCan1.hap1v2, whole genome shotgun sequence genomic region, the following are encoded:
- the Znf672 gene encoding zinc finger protein 672 — translation MFTASGVMEVGRPYACSECGKSFRYSSMLLQHEHAHSGDSCFHSVGCGQPRAGSANLYAHKQARAGQTLYICSECGQSFRRSGSLDLHLGMHQPHGLTCPCRLCGRRFLHLSVVLRQSRHHPPEQPCRCPACALSFRQSALRFHQARAHHLEAHRPLSRPAPPLCTVPPQALRSSAGLQIHGRVHLVQSPSHSTFQHLCDMDAHQCGVCGKSFGKGSTLTQHLQTHSGEKPLKCLECGKAFLESTTLVHYKRMHTGEKPYACSDCGRCFSDSSTLLHHKRSHWGERPHVCITCGKGFGQRYAVVVHLHIHTGEKPFVCPECGRSFSHHSDLTKHQRTHTGEKPYHSELCGKRFTCVSNLNVHLRNHAGHKPLKCPKCGKAFSVASKLALHRKTHLGEQPTDCTECGKCFSHTRSLTQQRAHKHTPMAAAAVPAAAVTEATAGSALIFIDPTEQKI, via the coding sequence ATGTTCACAGCATCAGGAGTGATGGAGGTGGGGAGGCCTTATGCATGTAGTGAGTGTGGCAAGAGCTTTAGATACAGCTCCATGCTGCTGCAGCACGAGCATGCCCACAGTGGTGACAGCTGCTTCCACTCTGTAGGGTGTGGACAGCCCCGTGCTGGGTCTGCTAACCTCTACGCTCATAAGCAGGCCCGCGCAGGCCAGACACTCTACATCTGCAGCGAGTGTGGCCAGAGCTTCCGCCGCAGTGGCAGTCTAGATCTGCATCTGGGAATGCATCAGCCGCACGGCCTCACCTGCCCCTGCCGTCTTTGTGGCCGACGCTTCCTTCACCTATCAGTGGTGCTGCGTCAGAGCCGCCATCATCCGCCTGAGCAGCCCTGCCGCTGCCCAGCGTGTGCCCTCTCCTTCCGACAGAGTGCTCTGCGTTTCCACCAGGCACGGGCACACCACTTAGAGGCACACCGACCCCTATCCAGGCCCGCTCCTCCACTGTGCACAGTGCCCCCACAGGCCCTCCGCAGCAGTGCAGGGTTGCAGATTCACGGGCGAGTCCATTTGGTCCAGAGCCCCAGCCACTCCACATTCCAACATCTCTGCGACATGGACGCCCACcaatgtggtgtgtgtggtaagAGCTTTGGCAAGGGCTCTACATTAACACAACATCTCCAGACGCACTCTGGAGAGAAGCCTCTCAAATGCCTAGAGTGCGGCAAGGCCTTTTTGGAGAGCACTACACTGGTTCACTATAAGCGTATGCACACAGGTGAGAAACCCTATGCATGCAGCGACTGCGGACGCTGCTTCAGTGACAGCTCCACACTGCTGCATCATAAGCGCAGCCACTGGGGTGAGAGACCACATGTGTGCATCACTTGTGGCAAGGGTTTTGGACAGCGATATGCTGTAGTGGTACACCTGCACATCCACACAGGTGAGAAACCCTTCGTGTGCCCCGAGTGTGGCCGTAGCTTCAGCCACCACTCAGACCTCACCAAACACCAGcgcacacacacaggagaaaagccCTACCACAGCGAGTTGTGTGGCAAGCGGTTCACGTGCGTGTCCAACCTAAATGTACATCTGCGTAACCATGCAGGCCACAAGCCACTTAAGTGTCCTAAGTGCGGAAAGGCCTTCAGTGTCGCCTCCAAGCTTGCACTGCACCGGAAGACGCATCTGGGTGAGCAGCCGACAGACTGTACTGAATGTGGCAAATGCTTCAGCCACACCCGGTCGCTGACACAACAACGGGCCCACAAGCACACTCCcatggctgctgctgctgttccTGCTGCAGCGGTCACTGAGGCTACAGCAGGATCTGCCCTCATCTTCATTGACCCAACTGAACAGAAAATTTAA